In the genome of Monodelphis domestica isolate mMonDom1 chromosome 2, mMonDom1.pri, whole genome shotgun sequence, one region contains:
- the LOC130456967 gene encoding hornerin-like — MDLVQVESQAALEDEDIAPVPPVLRDINLALPLAQALGQNPVHAQAQNRAQVTPQALRDRDLDQALGQNPVHAQAQNRAQVTPQALRDRDLDQVIPPALADMVQAQANPLTEDTGPAQGRNHSGSGSGSNKSSSSGQYGSGSGHSSGSKGHGSSSGKQSGSSGAKGGSSSSHQSSSSGQYGSGSNKSSSSGQYGSGSGHSSGSKGHGSSSGHSSRSGRHGSSSSQSSQRGHRSSSGEESVSSGRKGSSSGSSHRSSSNTQYGSQSGRSSSSKGHGSSSGKQSGSSGAKGGSSSSHQSSSSGQYGSGSKSSSSGSGSCSGSGSGSGSGSGSGSGSNRSSSSGQYGSGSGHSSRSGRHGSSSSQSSQRGHRSSSGEESVSSGRKGSSSGSSHQSSSSSQYGSRSGRSSSSKGHGSSSNKSSSSGQYGSGSGHSSGSKGHGSSSGGKSSSSGGRGHSSSSSSSQRHQSGSASGSGSGSESCSCSGSESGSGHSSGSKGQGSRSGHSSRSGRHGSSSSQSSQRGHRSSSGEESVSSGRKGSSSGSSHQSSSSSQYGSRSGRHGSSSSQSSHRGHRSSSGEESVSSGRKGSSSGSSHQSSSSSQYGSRSGRSSSSKGHGSSSNRSSSSGQYGSGSGHSSGSKGHGSSSGSNKSSSSGQYGSGSGHSSGSKGHGSSSGGKSSSSGGRGHSSSSSSHSSGSKGQGSRSGHSSRSGRHGSSSSQSSQRGHRSSSGEESVSSGRKGSSSGSSHQSSSSSQYGSRSGRSSSSKGHGSSSGKHSGSSGAKGGSSSSHQSSSSGQYGSGSNKSSSSGQYGSGSGHSSGSKGHGSSSGGKSSSSGGRGHSSKSGSGHSSGSKGQGSRSGHSSRSGRHGSSSSQSSQRGHRSSSGEESSNKSSSSGQYGSGSGHSSGSKGHGSSSNKSSSSGQYGSGSGHSSGSKGHGSSSGGKSSSSGGRGHSSSSSSSQRHRSGSASGSGSGSESCSCSGSESGSGHSSGSKGQGSRSGHSSRSGRHGSSSSQSSQRGHRSSSGEESVSSGRKGSSSGSSHQSSSSSQYGSRSGRSSSSKGHGSSSGKQSGSSGAKGGSSSSHQSSSSGQYGSGSKSSGSGSGSCSGSGSGSGSGSGSGSGSNKSSSSGQYGSGSGHSSGSKGHGSSSGKQSGSSGAKGGSSSSHQSSSSGQYGSGSKSSGSGSGSCSGSGSGSGSNKSSSSGQYGSGSGHSSGSKGHGSSSGSESGSGHSSGSKGQGSRSGHSSRSGRHGSSSSQSSQRGHRSSSGEESVSSGRKGSSSGSSHQSSSSSQYGSRSGRSSSSKGHGSSSGKQSGSSGAKGGSSSSHQSSSSGQYGSGSNKSSSSGQYGSGSGHSSGSKGHGSSSGGKSSSSGGRGHSSKSGSGHSSGSKGQGSRSGHSSRSGRHGSSSGSSHHSGQYGSGSKSSGSGSGSCSGSGSGSGSGSNKSSSPGQYGSGSGHSSGSKGHGSSSGGKSSSSGGRGHSSSSSRHRSSSGEESVSSGRKGSSSGSSHQSSSSSQYGSRSGRSSSSKGHGSSSGKQSGSSGAKGGSNKSSSSGQYGSGSGHSSGSKGHGSSSGKQSGRSGAKGGSSSSHQSSSSGQYGSGSKSSGSGSGSCSGSGSGSGSGSNKSSSSGQYGSGSGHSSGSKGHGSSSGGKSSSSGGRGHSSSSSSSQRHRSGSASGSGSGSESCSCSGSESGSGHSSGSKGQGSRSGHSSRSGRHGSSSSQSSHRGHRSSSGEESGQYGSGSKSSGSGSGSCSGSGSGSGSGSGSNKSSSSGQYGSGSGHSSGSKGHGSSSGKQSGSSGAKGGSSSSHQSSSSGQYGSGSNKSSSSGQYGSGSGHSSGSKGHGSSSGGKSSSSGGRGHSSSSSSSQRHRSGSASGSGSGSESCSCSGSESGSGHSSGSKGQGSRSGHSSRSGRHGSSSSQSSHRGHRSSSGEESGSGSGSNKSSSSGQYGSGSGHSSGSKGHGSSSGKQSGSSGAKGGSSSSHQSSSSGQYGSGSKSSGSGSGSCSGSGSGSGSGSNKSSSSGQYGSGSGHSSGSKGHGSSSGHSSSSSSSESGSGHSSGSKGQGSRSGHSSRSGRHGSSSSQSSQRGHRSSSGEESVSSGRKGSSSGSSHQSSSSSQYGSRSGRHGSSSSQSSQRGHRSSSGEESVSSGRKGSSSGSSHQSSSSSQYGSRSGRSSSSKGHGSSSNKSSSPGQYGSGSGHSSGSKGHGSSSGGKSSSSGGRGHSSSSSSSQRHRSGSASGSGSGSESCSCSGSESGSGHSSGSKGQGSRSGHSSRSGRHGSSSSQSSHRGHRSSSGEESVSSGRKGSSSGSSHQSSSSSQYGSRSGRSNKSSSSGQYGSGSGHSSGSKGHGSSSNKSSSSGQYGSGSGHSSGSKGHGSSSGGKSSSSGGRGHSSSSSSSQRHRSGSASGSGSGSESCSCSGSESGSGHSSGSKGQGSRSGHSSRSGRHGSSSSQSSHRGHRSSSGEESVSSGRKGSSSGSSHQSSSSSQYGSRSGRSSSSKGHGSSSGKQSGSSGAKGGSSSSHQSSSSGQYGSGSKSSGSGSGSGSGSNKSSSSGQYSSGSGHSSGSKGHGSSSGGKSSSSGGRGHSSSSSSSQRHRSGSASASGSGSGSESCSCSGSESGSGHSSGSKGQGSRSGHSSRSGRHGSSSSQSSHRGHRSSSGEESVSSGRKGSSSGSSHQSSSSSQYGSRSGRHGSSSSQSSQSGHRSSSGEESGQYGSGSKSSGSGSGSCSGSGSGSGSGSGSNKSSSSGQYGSGSGHSSGSKGHGSSSNKSSSSGQYGSGSGHSSGSKGHGSSSGGKSSSSGGRGHSSSSSSSQRHRSGSASGSGSGSESCSCSGSESGSGHSSGSKGQGSRSGHSSRSGRHGSSSSQSSQRGHRSSSGEESVSSGRKGSSSGSSHQSSSSSQYGSRSGRSSSSKGHGSSSGKQSGSSGAKGGSSSSHQSSSSGQYGSGSKSSGSGSGSCSGSGSGSGSGSNKSSSSGQYGSGSGHSSGSKGHGSSSNKSSSSGQYGSGSGHSSGSKGHGSSSGGKSSSSGGRGHKSGSGHSSGSKGQGSRSGHSSRSGRHGSSSSQSSQRGHRSSSGEESGSGSGSNKSSSSGQYGSGSGHSSGSKGHGSSSGKQSGSSGAKGGSSSSHQSSSSGQYGSGSKSSGSGSGSCSGSGSGSGSGSNKSSSSGQYGSGSGHSSGSKGHGSSSGGKSSSSGGRGHSSSSGSESCSCSGSESGSGHSSGSKGQGSRSGHSSRSGRHGSSSSQSSQRGHRSSSGEESLLSNTRMEITFTTDSTGSHLHYTFMLHVTYPSTTQHFTPDSVGKKHSH; from the exons atggatctagttcaggtgGAAAGTCAAGCAGCTCTGGAGGACGAGGACATAgctccagttcctccagttctcAGAGACATCaatctggctctgcctctggctcAGGCTCTGGGTCAGAATCCTGTTCATGCTCAGGCTCAGAATCGGGCTCAGGTCACTCCTCAGGCTCTAAGGGACAGGGATCTAGATCAG GCTCTGGGTCAGAATCCTGTTCATGCTCAGGCTCAGAATCGGGCTCAGGTCACTCCTCAGGCTCTAAGGGACAGGGATCTAGATCAGGTCATTCCTCCCGCTCTGGCAGACATGGTTCAAGCTCAAGCCAATCCTCTCACAGAGGACACAGGTCCAGCTCAGGGGAGGAATCA ctcaggctcaggctcaggctccaataagtcctctagctctggtcaatatggctcaggttcaggtcactcatcaggcagcaagggacatggatctagttcagggaaacaatcaggaagctctggagccaagggaggcagttccagctcccatcaatcctccagctctggccaatatg gctcaggctccaataagtcctctagctctggtcaatatggctcaggttcaggtcactcatcaggcagcaagggacatggatctagttcag GTCATTCCTCCCGCTCTGGCAGACATGGTTCAAGCTCAAGCCAATCCTCTCAGAGAGGACACAGGTCCAGCTCAGGGGAGGAATCAGTGAGCTCTGGCCGGAAAGGAAGTAGTAGTGGCAGTTCCCATCGGTCCTCTAGCAATACCCAATATGGCTCTCAATCAGGGAGGTCATCtagcagcaagggacatggatctagttcagggaaacagtcaggaagctctggagccaagggaggcagttccagctcccatcaatcctccagctctggccaatatggctctggctctaaaagctctagttctggctctggatcctgttcaggctcaggctcaggctcaggctcaggctcaggctcaggctcaggctccaataggtcctctagctctggtcaatatggctcaggttcag GTCATTCCTCCCGCTCTGGCAGACATGGTTCAAGCTCAAGCCAATCCTCTCAGAGAGGACACAGGTCCAGCTCAGGGGAGGAATCAGTGAGCTCTGGCCGGAAAGGAAGTAGTAGTGGCAGCTCCCATCAGTCCTCTAGCTCTAGCCAATATGGCTCTCGATCAGGGAGGTCATCtagcagcaagggacatggatcta gctcgaataagtcctctagctctggtcaatatggctcaggttcaggtcactcatcaggcagcaagggacatggatctagttcaggtgGAAAGTCAAGCAGCTCTGGAGGACGAGGACATAgctccagttcctccagttctcAGAGACATCaatctggctctgcctctggctcAGGCTCTGGGTCAGAATCCTGTTCATGCTCAGGCTCAGAATCGGGCTCAGGTCACTCCTCAGGCTCTAAGGGACAGGGATCTAGATCAGGTCATTCCTCCCGCTCTGGCAGACATGGTTCAAGCTCAAGCCAATCTTCTCAGAGAGGACACAGGTCCAGCTCAGGGGAGGAATCAGTGAGCTCTGGCCGGAAAGGAAGTAGTAGTGGCAGCTCCCATCAGTCCTCTAGCTCTAGCCAATATGGCTCTCGATCAGGGAG ACATGGTTCAAGCTCAAGCCAATCCTCTCACAGAGGACACAGGTCCAGCTCAGGGGAGGAATCAGTGAGCTCTGGCCGGAAAGGAAGTAGTAGTGGCAGCTCCCATCAGTCCTCTAGCTCTAGCCAATATGGCTCTCGATCAGGGAGGTCATCtagcagcaagggacatggatcta gctccaataggtcctctagctctggtcaatatggctcaggttcaggtcactcatcaggcagcaagggacatggatcta gctcaggctccaataagtcctctagctctggtcaatatggctcaggttcaggtcactcatcaggcagcaagggacatggatctagttcaggtgGAAAGTCAAGCAGCTCTGGAGGACGAGGACATAgctccagttcctcca GTCACTCCTCAGGCTCTAAGGGACAGGGATCTAGATCAGGTCATTCCTCCCGCTCTGGCAGACATGGTTCAAGCTCAAGCCAATCCTCTCAGAGAGGACACAGGTCCAGCTCAGGGGAGGAATCAGTGAGCTCTGGCCGGAAAGGAAGTAGTAGTGGCAGCTCCCATCAGTCCTCTAGCTCTAGCCAATATGGCTCTCGATCAGGGAGGTCATCtagcagcaagggacatggatctagttcagggaaACATTCAGGAAGCTCTGGAGCCAAGGGAGGCAGTTCCAGCTCCCATCAATCCTCCAGCTCTGGCCAATATG gctcaggctcgaataagtcctctagctctggtcaatatggctcaggttcaggtcactcatcaggcagcaagggacatggatctagttcaggtgGAAAGTCAAGCAGCTCTGGAGGACGAGGACATAgctcca AATCGGGCTCAGGTCACTCCTCAGGCTCTAAGGGACAGGGATCTAGATCAGGTCATTCCTCCCGCTCTGGCAGACATGGTTCAAGCTCAAGCCAATCTTCTCAGAGAGGACACAGGTCCAGCTCAGGGGAGGAATCA tccaataagtcctctagctctggtcaatatggctcaggttcaggtcactcatcaggcagcaagggacatggatcta gctccaataagtcctctagctctggtcaatatggctcaggttcaggtcactcatcaggcagcaagggacatggatctagttcaggtgGAAAGTCAAGCAGCTCTGGAGGAAGAGGACATAgctccagttcctccagttctcagagacatcgctctggctctgcctctggctcAGGCTCTGGGTCAGAATCCTGTTCATGCTCAGGCTCAGAATCGGGCTCAGGTCACTCCTCAGGCTCTAAGGGACAGGGATCTAGATCAGGTCATTCCTCCCGCTCTGGCAGACATGGTTCAAGCTCAAGCCAATCCTCTCAGAGAGGACACAGGTCCAGCTCAGGGGAGGAATCAGTGAGCTCTGGCCGGAAAGGAAGTAGTAGTGGCAGCTCCCATCAGTCCTCTAGCTCTAGCCAATATGGCTCTCGATCAGGGAGGTCATCtagcagcaagggacatggatctagttcagggaaacagtcaggaagctctggagccaagggaggcagttccagctcccatcaatcctccagctctggccaatatggctctggctctaaaagctctggttctggctctggatcctgttcaggctcaggctcaggctcaggctcaggctcaggctcaggctcaggctccaataagtcctctagctctggtcaatatggctcaggttcaggtcactcatcaggcagcaagggacatggatctagttcagggaaacagtcaggaagctctggagccaagggaggcagttccagctcccatcaatcctccagctctggccaatatggctctggctctaaaagctctggttctggctctggatcctgttcaggctcaggctcaggctcaggctcgaataagtcctctagctctggtcaatatggctcaggttcaggtcactcatcaggcagcaagggacatggatctagttcag GCTCAGAATCGGGCTCAGGTCACTCCTCAGGCTCTAAGGGACAGGGATCTAGATCAGGTCATTCCTCCCGCTCTGGCAGACATGGTTCAAGCTCAAGCCAATCCTCTCAGAGAGGACACAGGTCCAGCTCAGGGGAGGAATCAGTGAGCTCTGGCAGGAAAGGAAGTAGTAGTGGCAGCTCCCATCAGTCCTCTAGCTCTAGCCAATATGGCTCTCGATCAGGGAGGTCATCtagcagcaagggacatggatctagttcagggaaacagtcaggaagctctggagccaagggaggcagttccagctcccatcaatcctccagctctggccaatatggctctg gctccaataagtcctctagctctggtcaatatggctcaggttcaggtcactcatcaggcagcaagggacatggatctagttcaggtgGAAAGTCAAGCAGCTCTGGAGGAAGAGGACATAgctcca AATCGGGCTCAGGTCACTCCTCAGGCTCTAAGGGACAGGGATCTAGATCAGGTCATTCCTCCCGCTCTGGCAGACATG GAAGTAGTAGTGGCAGCTCCCATCA ctctggccaatatggctctggctctaaaagctctggttctggctctggatcctgttcaggctcaggctcaggctcaggctcaggctccaataagtcctctagccctggtcaatatggctcaggttcaggtcactcatcaggcagcaagggacatggatctagttcaggtgGAAAGTCAAGCAGCTCTGGAGGAAGAGGACATAgctccagttcctcca GACACAGGTCCAGCTCAGGGGAGGAATCAGTGAGCTCTGGCCGGAAAGGAAGTAGTAGTGGCAGCTCCCATCAGTCCTCTAGCTCTAGCCAATATGGCTCTCGATCAGGGAGGTCATCtagcagcaagggacatggatctagttcagggaaacagtcaggaagctctggagccaagggag gctccaataagtcctctagctctggtcaatatggctcaggttcaggacactcatcaggcagcaagggacatggatctagttcagggaaACAATCAGGACGCTCTGGAGCCAAGGGAGGCAGTTCCAGCTCCCATCAATCCTCCAGCTCTGGCCAATATGGCTCTGGCTCTAAaagctctggttctggctctggatcctgttcaggctcaggctcaggctcaggctcaggctccaataagtcctctagctctggtcaatatggctcaggttcaggtcactcatcaggcagcaagggacatggatctagttcaggtgGAAAGTCAAGCAGCTCTGGAGGAAGAGGACATAgctccagttcctccagttctcagagacatcgctctggctctgcctctggctcAGGCTCTGGGTCAGAATCCTGTTCATGCTCAGGCTCAGAATCGGGCTCAGGTCACTCCTCAGGCTCTAAGGGACAGGGATCTAGATCAGGTCATTCCTCCCGCTCTGGCAGACATGGTTCAAGCTCAAGCCAATCCTCTCACAGAGGACACAGGTCCAGCTCAGGGGAGGAATCA ggccaatatggctctggctctaaaagctctggttctggctctggatcctgttcaggctcaggctcaggctcaggctcaggctcaggctccaataagtcctctagctctggtcaatatggctcaggttcaggtcactcatcaggcagcaagggacatggatctagttcagggaaacagtcaggaagctctggagccaagggaggcagttccagctcccatcaatcctccagctctggccaatatg gctcaggctccaataagtcctctagctctggtcaatatggctcaggttcaggtcactcatcaggcagcaagggacatggatctagttcaggtgGAAAGTCAAGCAGCTCTGGAGGAAGAGGACATAgctccagttcctccagttctcagagacatcgctctggctctgcctctggctcAGGCTCTGGGTCAGAATCCTGTTCATGCTCAGGCTCAGAATCGGGCTCAGGTCACTCCTCAGGCTCTAAGGGACAGGGATCTAGATCAGGTCATTCCTCCCGCTCTGGCAGACATGGTTCAAGCTCAAGCCAATCCTCTCACAGAGGACACAGGTCCAGCTCAGGGGAGGAATCA ggctcaggctcaggctccaataagtcctctagctctggtcaatatggctcaggttcaggtcactcatcaggcagcaagggacatggatctagttcagggaaacaatcaggaagctctggagccaagggaggcagttccagctcccatcaatcctccagctctggccaatatggctctggctctaaaagctctggttctggctctggatcctgttcaggctcaggctcaggctcaggctcaggctccaataagtcctctagctctggtcaatatggctcaggttcaggtcactcatcaggcagcaagggacatggatctagttcag GACATAgctccagttcctcca GCTCAGAATCGGGCTCAGGTCACTCCTCAGGCTCTAAGGGACAGGGATCTAGATCAGGTCATTCCTCCCGCTCTGGCAGACATGGTTCAAGCTCAAGCCAATCCTCTCAGAGAGGACACAGGTCCAGCTCAGGGGAGGAATCAGTGAGCTCTGGCCGGAAAGGAAGTAGTAGTGGCAGCTCCCATCAGTCCTCTAGCTCTAGCCAATATGGCTCTCGATCAGGGAG ACATGGTTCAAGCTCAAGCCAATCCTCTCAGAGAGGACACAGGTCCAGCTCAGGGGAGGAATCAGTGAGCTCTGGCCGGAAAGGAAGTAGTAGTGGCAGCTCCCATCAGTCCTCTAGCTCTAGCCAATATGGCTCTCGATCAGGGAGGTCATCtagcagcaagggacatggatcta gctccaataagtcctctagccctggtcaatatggctcaggttcaggtcactcatcaggcagcaagggacatggatctagttcaggtgGAAAGTCAAGCAGCTCTGGAGGAAGAGGACATAgctccagttcctccagttctcagagacatcgctctggctctgcctctggctcAGGCTCTGGGTCAGAATCCTGTTCATGCTCAGGCTCAGAATCGGGCTCAGGTCACTCCTCAGGCTCTAAGGGACAGGGATCTAGATCAGGTCATTCCTCCCGCTCTGGCAGACATGGTTCAAGCTCAAGCCAATCCTCTCACAGAGGACACAGGTCCAGCTCAGGGGAGGAATCAGTGAGCTCTGGCCGGAAAGGAAGTAGTAGTGGCAGCTCCCATCAGTCCTCTAGCTCTAGCCAATATGGCTCTCGATCAGGGAGG tccaataagtcctctagctctggtcaatatggctcaggttcaggacactcatcaggcagcaagggacatggatcta gctccaataagtcctctagctctggtcaatatggctcaggttcaggtcactcatcaggcagcaagggacatggatctagttcaggtgGAAAGTCAAGCAGCTCTGGAGGAAGAGGACATAgctccagttcctccagttctcagagacatcgctctggctctgcctctggctcAGGCTCTGGGTCAGAATCCTGTTCATGCTCAGGCTCAGAATCGGGCTCAGGTCACTCCTCAGGCTCTAAGGGACAGGGATCTAGATCAGGTCATTCCTCCCGCTCTGGCAGACATGGTTCAAGCTCAAGCCAATCCTCTCACAGAGGACACAGGTCCAGCTCAGGGGAGGAATCAGTGAGCTCTGGCCGGAAAGGAAGTAGTAGTGGCAGCTCCCATCAGTCCTCTAGCTCTAGCCAATATGGCTCTCGATCAGGGAGGTCATCtagcagcaagggacatggatctagttcagggaaacagtcaggaagctctggagccaagggaggcagttccagctcccatcaatcctccagctctggccaatatggctctggctctaaaagctctg gctcaggctcaggctcaggctcaggctccaataagtcctctagctctggtcaatatagctcaggttcaggtcactcatcaggcagcaagggacatggatctagttcaggtgGAAAGTCAAGCAGCTCTGGAGGACGAGGACATAgctccagttcctccagttctcagagacatcgctctggctctgcctctgcctctggctCAGGCTCTGGGTCAGAATCCTGTTCATGCTCAGGCTCAGAATCGGGCTCAGGTCACTCCTCAGGCTCTAAGGGACAGGGATCTAGATCAGGTCATTCCTCCCGCTCTGGCAGACATGGTTCAAGCTCAAGCCAATCCTCTCACAGAGGACACAGGTCCAGCTCAGGGGAGGAATCAGTGAGCTCTGGCCGGAAAGGAAGTAGTAGTGGCAGCTCCCATCAGTCCTCTAGCTCTAGCCAATATGGCTCTCGATCAGGGAG ACATGGTTCAAGCTCAAGCCAATCCTCTCAGAGCGGACACAGGTCCAGCTCAGGGGAGGAATCA ggccaatatggctctggctctaaaagctctggttctggctctggatcctgttcaggctcaggctcaggctcaggctcaggctcaggctccaataagtcctctagctctggtcaatatggctcaggttcaggtcactcatcaggcagcaagggacatggatcta gctccaataagtcctctagctctggtcaatatggctcaggttcaggtcactcatcaggcagcaagggacatggatctagttcaggtgGAAAGTCAAGCAGCTCTGGAGGAAGAGGACATAgctccagttcctccagttctcagagacatcgctctggctctgcctctggctcAGGCTCTGGGTCAGAATCCTGTTCATGCTCAGGCTCAGAATCGGGCTCAGGTCACTCCTCAGGCTCTAAGGGACAGGGATCTAGATCAGGTCATTCCTCCCGCTCTGGCAGACATGGTTCAAGCTCAAGCCAATCCTCTCAGAGAGGACACAGGTCCAGCTCAGGGGAGGAATCAGTGAGCTCTGGCCGGAAAGGAAGTAGTAGTGGCAGCTCCCATCAGTCCTCTAGCTCTAGCCAATATGGCTCTCGATCAGGGAGGTCATCtagcagcaagggacatggatctagttcagggaaacagtcaggaagctctggagccaagggaggcagttccagctcccatcaatcctccagctctggccaatatggctctggctctaaaagctctggttctggctctggatcctgttcaggctcaggctcaggctcaggctcaggctccaataagtcctctagctctggtcaatatggctcaggttcaggtcactcatcaggcagcaagggacatggatcta gctccaataagtcctctagctctggtcaatatggctcaggttcaggtcactcatcaggcagcaagggacatggatctagttcaggtgGAAAGTCAAGCAGCTCTGGAGGAAGAGGACATA AATCGGGCTCAGGTCACTCCTCAGGCTCTAAGGGACAGGGATCTAGATCAGGTCATTCCTCCCGCTCTGGCAGACATGGTTCAAGCTCAAGCCAATCCTCTCAGAGAGGACACAGGTCCAGCTCAGGGGAGGAATCA ggctcaggctcaggctccaataagtcctctagctctggtcaatatggctcaggttcaggtcactcatcaggcagcaagggacatggatctagttcagggaaacaatcaggaagctctggagccaagggaggcagttccagctcccatcaatcctccagctctggccaatatggctctggctctaaaagctctggttctggctctggatcctgttcaggctcaggctcaggctcaggctcaggctccaataagtcctctagctctggtcaatatggctcaggttcaggtcactcatcaggcagcaagggacatggatctagttcaggtgGAAAGTCAAGCAGCTCTGGAGGAAGAGGACATAgctcca GCTCTGGGTCAGAATCCTGTTCATGCTCAGGCTCAGAATCGGGCTCAGGTCACTCCTCAGGCTCTAAGGGACAGGGATCTAGATCAGGTCATTCCTCCCGCTCTGGCAGACATGGTTCAAGCTCAAGCCAATCCTCTCAGAGAGGACACAGGTCCAGCTCAGGGGAGGAATCA
- the LOC103105680 gene encoding hornerin-like — MSQLLTRIATIIDVFNQYCGQDKECDMISQQELKEFLENELQFIVQNSEDSEAVDVIMLNMDLDQSGRGHLTDLVFQIIKKILLMKKCNKKESSQGNSYHMEEIEKEEKRWRKDLMRSNWNQKEEYGPRRSKYSLETEKVRYRLHGEEERKDSVSSSDEEKDSEKKNYTSNSSKAGNNKGDEKTVSRKQGWRIKKESERPSKKSGGEKRETDYERSSKQEGERKKQDMKSTVGNNESNKRGQTVRFESEEKQRTCQEKTNIYRRNYAMGKNENCDIETNDSNKFSESKQIGSGSGKSYNSKRHGTTSGKESETCETKKGSSSGHQSSKSSQYSFPYINGTYSDSGSDSECGTCSDYRNDTGTSKSSSSNQYGSQSGHSSSTKGHKSSSGKKASSMGGRGYNSSSPSAQTHSSGPGSGSGSDSGSGTDSDSGSGSESCSCSGSESGSGHSSGSL; from the coding sequence AATTCAGAAGACTCTGAAGCTGTAGATGTCATCATGCTTAATATGGATCTGGATCAAAGTGGGAGAGGACACTTGACTGACTTGGTTTTCCAGATAATAAAGAAGAtacttttaatgaaaaaatgcaacAAGAAAGAATCTAGTCAAGGTAACAGTTATCATATGGAAGAgattgaaaaagaagagaaaaggtggAGAAAAGATTTGATGAGGTCaaattggaatcagaaagaggAATATGGGCCAAGGAGAAGTaaatattcattggaaacagagaaagTCAGGTATAGACTACacggagaagaggaaagaaaagattcagTATCAAgctcagatgaagaaaaagactcagagaagaaaaattacaCATCAAACTCAAGCAAAGCAGGAAACAATAAGGGAGATGAAAAAACAGTATCAAGAAAACAGGGATGGAGGATAAAGAAAGAAAGCGAAAGACCCTCCAAAAAGAGTGGAGGAGAAAAACGTGAAACCGACTATGAAAGATCAAGTAagcaggagggagaaagaaagaagcaagataTGAAAAGTACCGTGGGAAACAATGAATCTAACAAGAGGGGACAGACAGTAAGATTTGAAAGTGAAGAAAAACAACGTACAtgccaagaaaaaacaaacatatatagaagaaattatgccatgggaaaaaatgaaaattgtgacATTGAAACAAACGACTCAAATAAATTTTCTGAATCAAAACAAATTGGGTCAGGATCAGGGAAGTCATACAACAGCAAAAGACATGGAACAACGTCAGGAAAGGAATCAGAAACCTGTGAAACAAAGAAAGGGAGTTCCAGTGGTCATCAGTCCTCAAAATCTAGCCAATACAGTTTTCCTTACATCAATGGAACttactctgactctggctctgactctgaatGTGGAACCTGCTCAGACTACAGGAATGACACTGGAACGAGTAAGTCCTCAAGCTCTAACCAATATGGTTCACAATCAGGGCACTCATCTAGCACCAAAGGACATAAATCTAGTTCAGGAAAAAAGGCAAGCAGCATGGGAGGAAGAGGATACAACTCCAGTTCCCCTAGTGCTCAAACACATTCCTCTGgacctggctctggctctggctctgactctggctctggcactgactctgactctggctctggctctgaatCCTGTTCATGCTCAGGCTCAGAATCGGGCTCAGGTCACTCCTCAGGCTCGCTCTAA